In Parageobacillus sp. KH3-4, the genomic window TGCTGCACGACTTGCATAAATTGTTCCGTATTTCCTTGCAGAAGTGCATCAATTAAATATAAATGAGTAATCGGCTCGATGGGATTTCGCACTTCTTCACGTCCCGATGTTGGCAGCCAATCTAATTGAATCGCAAACACCCATTGTTCCATCAACCCAAGCCAAAAAATCGGCATGGAAACTCCAATCAGCGCTAATACCATCGCAACGTAATCAAACCATGAATTTTGAAACCAAGCACTAATAATTCCTGCATTTATCCCGATTATAACGGCGATGATCATCGCTGCGAATGAAAGTTCTAACGTCGCCGCCAAATATGGCCAAATTTCTTCTGATATGGGCGCTCCTGTTCGAATCGATTCCCCTAAATCTCCTCTCAGCAACCCTCCTAAATATTTGATGTACTGAATATACCATGGCTGATCTAACCCGAGCTCACGGGTTAATGCAGCAATCGCTTCTTTCGTTGCCTTTTGCCCTAAAATGACTTGAGCAGGGTTACCCGGAATCGCGCGAATCATGAAAAAAACGACAAGCGACATCCCTAACAATACAGGAATGACCATTAGTATTCTCCTTACTACATAAGAAAGCACTCCTATCACTCCTTTTCATTGATTGATCATAAAAAAGAGGACAGGATGCACTCCTCCCCCTCCACATGTTGTTATTCGAATTCGACTTTTGTAAATTTATCTGAACCGGTTGGATGCGGGTTATAGCCTTTAATGTTTGCTTTTCCAGCTAACAATGGCGTCGAGTGGACGAGCGGAATCCATGGGGCATCCTCTTTGATAATTTCTTGCGCTTTTTTGTAAAGTTCATTCCGTTTATTTTCATCGTTGATCGTTTGCGCTTCGACTAGAATTTTATGAAGCTCGTCATTCGCATAATACGTATAGTTGTTGCTGCCGATGCTGTCCTTGTCTAACAGCGCGTACAAGAAGTTGTCCGCGTCGCCATTATCTCCTGTCCAGCCAAGCAAGAACGCATCTGCTTCCCCTTTCGCTGCTTTTTCTAAATATGTTGCCCATTCATACGTAACAATTTTCGCTTTTACACCAATTTTTGCAAAATTCTCTTGAATCGCTTCCGCTATTTTTTGTCCGTCCGGCATATATGGACGAGGCACCGGCATTGCCCATAGCTCCATTTCAAAACCGTTCGGATAGCCTGCTTTTGCAAGCAATTCTTTCGCCTTTTTCAAATCAAACGGATAATCTTGAATTTCATCGTTATAGCCAGGAATGCTCGGCGGCATCGGGTTTTTTGCCGGTTCCGCCTGGCCGGCGTAAAACGCGTCAATGATCGCTTTTTTGTCCACCGCATGGTTCAATGCTTGACGGACTAATTTGTTTTTCAATGGCCCTCTCGTCGCCGTCAATCCGACGTAACCAACGTTCATCGATGGACGTTTAAAAATTTTCAAATCTTTATTTCCTTCAATTTGTTTCAAATCGGTCGGATTTACATCTTCCATTAAATCGATTTCACCTTTTAATAGCGCATTTAGGCGAGCAGAGTTATCCGGAATCGAAACAAAAATTAATTGATTGAGCTTTGGATAACCCTTTTCCCAATAATCTTTATTTTTTTCAAGGACAATGCGCTCATTTCGTTTCCATTCTTTAAAGACGAACGGACCGGTTCCAACCGGATTTTCGCCAAATTTGTCTCCGTATTTTTTTATTGCTGCCGGGCTGGCGATCGCAAACGGAGGCATTGCGATATTTTTTAAAAATGGAGCCTGCGGACGTTTCAGCACAAATTGCACTGTGTAATCGTCCACTGCTTTCACCTCTTTGATGACATGGCTCTCATCGTTTTTATAACCTCCAAACATTGAGC contains:
- a CDS encoding ABC transporter permease, with translation MLSYVVRRILMVIPVLLGMSLVVFFMIRAIPGNPAQVILGQKATKEAIAALTRELGLDQPWYIQYIKYLGGLLRGDLGESIRTGAPISEEIWPYLAATLELSFAAMIIAVIIGINAGIISAWFQNSWFDYVAMVLALIGVSMPIFWLGLMEQWVFAIQLDWLPTSGREEVRNPIEPITHLYLIDALLQGNTEQFMQVVQHLILPSVALATIPMAIIARITRSSMLEVMKSDYIRTARAKGLSMFWVVYKHSLKNAIIPVLTVIGLQTGLLLGGAILTETIFSWPGIGRYIYDAIGYRDYPVIQSGILVIATIFIFINLIVDLLYAAIDPRIKYN
- a CDS encoding ABC transporter substrate-binding protein, translating into MKKKTWVTLLALLLALSMALVGCGKSEKTSSDEKGKSSSHSTLVYGRGGDSVSLDPATVTEGESLKVTKNIFDTLLDYNDGDTTIKPALATKWTISDDGLTYTFELRKGVKFHDGTDFNAEAVVFNFERWANGNADQFPYYGSMFGGYKNDESHVIKEVKAVDDYTVQFVLKRPQAPFLKNIAMPPFAIASPAAIKKYGDKFGENPVGTGPFVFKEWKRNERIVLEKNKDYWEKGYPKLNQLIFVSIPDNSARLNALLKGEIDLMEDVNPTDLKQIEGNKDLKIFKRPSMNVGYVGLTATRGPLKNKLVRQALNHAVDKKAIIDAFYAGQAEPAKNPMPPSIPGYNDEIQDYPFDLKKAKELLAKAGYPNGFEMELWAMPVPRPYMPDGQKIAEAIQENFAKIGVKAKIVTYEWATYLEKAAKGEADAFLLGWTGDNGDADNFLYALLDKDSIGSNNYTYYANDELHKILVEAQTINDENKRNELYKKAQEIIKEDAPWIPLVHSTPLLAGKANIKGYNPHPTGSDKFTKVEFE